From Pseudanabaena sp. PCC 6802, one genomic window encodes:
- the moaD gene encoding molybdopterin converting factor subunit 1 — translation MTAQITVTVKLFAAFQEAIATDAMQITLPDRATVRQVYDYLVIDHPNLEQWRSLTRYAVNLDFVEPDMLLSNGDEVALIPPVSGG, via the coding sequence ATGACCGCACAAATTACTGTCACAGTCAAGCTATTCGCAGCTTTTCAAGAGGCGATCGCTACAGATGCAATGCAGATTACCCTCCCCGATCGCGCTACAGTGCGACAAGTGTACGACTATCTGGTAATCGATCATCCCAATTTGGAACAATGGCGATCGCTTACCCGTTATGCTGTCAATTTAGATTTTGTCGAACCGGACATGCTCTTGAGTAATGGCGACGAAGTTGCTCTGATTCCTCCAGTGAGCGGCGGTTGA
- a CDS encoding alpha/beta hydrolase yields the protein MTTFHRFVQNLKPYATGLFPDPPTKPDYPNEKYEYYTQAWGSHAQGNYVMAYIPKRQVLDTPKAIIYLHGFAFGNPYYYDAHMQHLAKQGYYVFFADYQKDGYADCQTPQPPTYDNPIKLLQAALDSFQTTGKDAIITANESVRQAMQEILPGQDTFDIFLFGHSLGGLFALSWPYFVGANQIKAIIAADPLPSTAQLPSWIQKLIPPGDLPFLTHPVTIQETGTALSNIPIAILIGDSDLFVKPSTWKGLWNYIKAPQKKIYISQSDYYYNIYRCDAQSALIAYHNQSVTNSLLVDGIPQDVQLAIGGAGKQDNMRWRFV from the coding sequence ATGACAACATTTCACAGGTTCGTTCAAAATCTTAAGCCCTATGCAACGGGGCTATTTCCCGATCCGCCGACTAAGCCAGATTATCCCAACGAAAAATACGAGTATTACACGCAGGCTTGGGGTTCCCACGCCCAAGGGAATTACGTGATGGCTTACATTCCCAAACGGCAGGTTTTAGATACTCCCAAAGCAATAATTTACCTGCATGGCTTTGCCTTTGGCAATCCTTATTACTACGATGCCCACATGCAGCACCTTGCCAAACAGGGATATTATGTCTTTTTTGCCGACTATCAGAAAGATGGCTATGCCGACTGCCAAACTCCACAGCCACCGACTTACGACAACCCCATAAAGCTGCTACAGGCAGCCCTGGATAGTTTCCAAACCACTGGGAAAGATGCGATTATCACTGCCAATGAGAGCGTTCGCCAGGCTATGCAGGAGATATTGCCCGGGCAGGATACCTTTGATATTTTTCTATTCGGCCATTCGCTTGGAGGTTTGTTTGCACTCAGTTGGCCCTATTTCGTCGGTGCCAACCAGATTAAAGCCATTATTGCTGCCGACCCGCTACCTAGTACGGCGCAGTTACCGAGTTGGATACAGAAACTCATTCCTCCAGGCGATCTGCCCTTCCTGACACATCCAGTCACGATTCAGGAAACTGGAACTGCTCTATCAAATATTCCCATTGCCATTCTAATCGGAGACAGCGATCTATTTGTGAAACCATCTACCTGGAAAGGTCTCTGGAATTATATTAAAGCACCTCAAAAGAAAATCTATATTTCCCAAAGCGATTACTATTACAATATCTATCGTTGCGATGCTCAAAGCGCTTTGATTGCCTATCACAATCAATCAGTAACGAACTCCCTATTAGTAGATGGCATACCCCAAGACGTTCAACTGGCGATCGGGGGGGCGGGCAAGCAGGATAATATGCGTTGGCGTTTTGTCTAG
- a CDS encoding response regulator transcription factor: protein MRLLLAEDDIDLAETLAEALMEQRYVVDVVNNGEAGWYQVKLLAYDLLLLDVMLPELDGIALCQRLRSHGYTMPIILLTARDTSTDKIAGLDAGADDYIVKPVDLQELFARIRALFRRGNVVTGPILEWGKVRLNPSTYEVSYDEEPVQLTPKEYALLELLLRNGRRILSRSAIIEHIWSLESPPEEHTVKVHIRSLRQKLKAVGAVEDLIETVHSMGYRLRHPSKVG, encoded by the coding sequence ATGAGACTTCTTCTAGCTGAGGATGATATAGATCTCGCCGAAACATTGGCGGAAGCGCTTATGGAGCAGCGCTATGTAGTTGATGTCGTCAACAATGGCGAAGCAGGTTGGTATCAGGTTAAATTGCTGGCATACGATCTGCTACTACTGGATGTGATGCTGCCGGAACTTGATGGTATTGCCCTCTGCCAGAGATTGCGATCGCATGGTTACACAATGCCAATTATTTTACTTACAGCCCGCGACACCTCCACTGATAAGATTGCTGGCCTGGATGCAGGAGCCGATGACTATATCGTCAAACCAGTAGATTTGCAGGAATTATTTGCCCGAATTCGCGCCTTATTCCGTCGGGGCAACGTGGTAACTGGTCCTATTCTAGAATGGGGCAAGGTAAGACTCAATCCCAGCACCTACGAAGTCAGCTATGACGAAGAACCAGTGCAATTAACTCCCAAAGAATATGCTCTGCTGGAGTTACTGCTACGCAACGGTCGGCGCATTCTCAGTCGGAGCGCCATTATCGAGCATATCTGGTCGCTGGAGTCGCCGCCCGAAGAGCATACGGTAAAAGTTCATATCCGCAGCCTGCGCCAAAAGTTGAAGGCAGTTGGTGCCGTTGAAGATCTGATTGAAACAGTACATAGTATGGGCTATCGACTCAGACACCCAAGTAAGGTTGGCTAA
- a CDS encoding phycobilisome rod-core linker polypeptide has product MSIPLLSYPPKSQNQRVNGYEIPGDDRPRIYSTDNLPSSVEMDDLIQAAYRQIYNEQQMTASSRQLFLESQLRSRQITVKQFIRGLATSDSFRRLIFDTNNNYRFAQICIQRILGREVYNEREKIAWSIVIATKGLSAFIDDLLNSEEYMTNFGEHTVPYQRRRILPQRAQGELPFARMARYDEYHLAKLPKPYLGRRGPGAARLDYVRWEWQKTPSKGLSQVGAALVIGGAAFVGFLFLAILFGF; this is encoded by the coding sequence ATGTCTATTCCTCTTTTAAGCTACCCCCCAAAATCGCAAAATCAGCGCGTTAATGGCTATGAAATCCCCGGTGACGATCGCCCCAGAATTTACTCTACCGATAATCTCCCCTCGTCTGTGGAAATGGACGATCTGATCCAGGCGGCCTATCGCCAAATTTACAACGAACAGCAGATGACAGCCAGCAGTCGCCAACTGTTTTTGGAATCGCAACTAAGATCGAGACAGATTACCGTGAAGCAATTCATTCGCGGCTTAGCCACCTCAGATTCGTTCCGACGACTAATTTTTGACACGAATAATAACTATCGCTTTGCCCAAATTTGCATTCAGCGTATTTTGGGACGTGAAGTCTACAATGAGCGTGAGAAAATTGCCTGGTCGATCGTAATTGCCACCAAAGGTCTGTCTGCTTTCATTGACGACCTGCTCAACAGCGAAGAATATATGACCAACTTTGGCGAGCATACCGTCCCCTATCAACGGCGGCGGATTCTACCGCAACGAGCACAGGGAGAGTTACCCTTTGCGCGGATGGCTCGCTATGATGAATATCATCTAGCAAAACTGCCCAAACCGTATTTAGGTCGCAGAGGTCCCGGTGCAGCTCGTTTAGATTATGTACGTTGGGAATGGCAAAAGACTCCATCCAAGGGCCTCAGCCAGGTGGGCGCGGCGCTAGTAATTGGCGGAGCCGCTTTTGTTGGATTCCTGTTTTTAGCGATCTTGTTTGGATTTTAA
- a CDS encoding tetratricopeptide repeat protein: MLCCLNPDCDRPINPDNHLHCQNCGVPLVALLHSRFKVIKPIGRGGFGKTYLAEDTHKLNDRCVVKQLAYDGQGTRSVQQKVGQLFEQEAKQLQRLGENPQIPTLLAYFEEGGYLYLVQQFIEGDNLLKQLEKEGVFSENQIRQLLLDLLPILQFIHDRGTIHRDIKPENIMRRSPDNKPVLIDFGVSKLLSQTVMTGASAGTSLGSHGYSPLEQIREGKAVYASDLFALGATCFHLMSGIHPFHLWTDNGYGWVTDWRKHISNPISVQLGNILDKLLQKDVRDRYQSAIAVLQDLQAKPYVAPTVPIPTPAIAPAVPVVRPFFDPRVHSSAPPIAHASGGSKLKLALGFGIGITAVVMAVIATGAAIERSGIISQKTQSAPPPTTPLETPVAKSLTVQELIDRGNEKLTKGDRQGAIADYSEVIKIDPGVANAYYNRGNVYSDLGNKQTAIADFSKAIELNPKHTDAYNNRGNARHSLRDYQAAIADYNKAIAIDSKYTKAYFNRGNTHSDLGNYRAAIADYNKTLEIDPGYVNAYYRRGNVQHSLGEHQIAIADYNKAIQLDPKHASAYNNRGNVYYDLGNKQAAMADYSKVIEIDPTVANAYYNRANVRNDLGDRQSAIADYNKALQLDPNYASAYYNRGNVYSKLGNKAEAIADFQKAADLYQKAGQTKDVQDALNRIKKLQQ, translated from the coding sequence ATGTTGTGCTGTCTTAATCCCGACTGCGATCGCCCCATAAATCCCGACAATCATCTCCACTGCCAGAATTGCGGTGTTCCCTTGGTTGCTTTGCTACACAGCCGCTTTAAGGTAATTAAGCCGATTGGCAGGGGTGGTTTTGGCAAAACCTATCTGGCCGAAGATACGCATAAGCTCAACGATCGCTGCGTAGTCAAGCAACTAGCCTACGACGGTCAGGGTACGCGATCGGTGCAGCAAAAGGTCGGGCAGCTATTCGAGCAGGAAGCCAAACAGTTGCAACGATTGGGAGAGAATCCACAAATACCAACATTACTGGCATATTTTGAAGAGGGCGGCTATCTGTATTTAGTACAGCAATTTATCGAAGGCGATAATTTACTCAAGCAGCTAGAAAAAGAGGGCGTATTTAGCGAGAACCAAATTCGACAGTTATTGCTCGATCTTTTGCCTATTCTCCAGTTTATTCACGATCGCGGCACGATTCACCGCGACATCAAACCAGAGAATATCATGCGTCGCAGCCCGGATAACAAACCAGTTCTAATTGATTTTGGCGTGTCGAAGCTATTATCGCAAACTGTCATGACTGGAGCTAGTGCAGGCACCTCCCTCGGCTCGCATGGCTATTCACCATTGGAGCAAATTAGGGAAGGTAAAGCAGTCTATGCCAGCGATCTATTTGCTTTGGGCGCAACATGCTTTCATCTCATGAGCGGCATTCATCCCTTTCATCTCTGGACAGACAACGGCTATGGTTGGGTAACAGATTGGCGCAAGCATATCTCAAATCCCATCTCGGTTCAATTAGGCAATATATTAGATAAACTGTTGCAAAAGGACGTACGAGATCGCTATCAGTCGGCGATCGCAGTTTTACAAGATTTGCAGGCAAAACCTTATGTCGCTCCTACAGTTCCCATTCCCACTCCTGCGATCGCGCCTGCAGTTCCAGTTGTACGGCCATTTTTCGATCCACGAGTCCATAGCTCAGCCCCTCCTATTGCCCATGCTTCAGGTGGATCGAAGCTAAAATTGGCTTTAGGGTTTGGCATCGGGATAACAGCGGTAGTTATGGCGGTAATCGCGACTGGGGCTGCAATCGAGCGCTCGGGTATAATATCTCAAAAGACTCAATCCGCTCCTCCTCCTACAACTCCCCTTGAGACTCCCGTTGCCAAATCGCTCACCGTACAGGAATTGATCGATCGCGGCAATGAGAAATTGACTAAAGGCGATCGGCAAGGCGCGATCGCTGACTACAGCGAAGTAATTAAAATCGATCCTGGAGTTGCTAATGCTTATTACAACCGAGGCAATGTCTACAGCGATCTGGGGAACAAGCAGACTGCGATCGCCGATTTCAGCAAGGCCATCGAACTCAATCCCAAGCATACCGATGCCTACAACAATCGCGGTAACGCTCGCCACAGTTTGCGCGATTATCAAGCCGCGATCGCCGATTACAATAAAGCGATTGCCATCGATTCTAAATATACTAAGGCTTACTTCAATCGCGGCAATACTCACAGCGATCTAGGCAATTATCGAGCTGCGATCGCCGACTACAACAAAACTCTAGAAATCGATCCCGGTTATGTCAATGCCTACTATCGGCGAGGCAACGTTCAACACAGTTTGGGCGAGCATCAAATTGCGATCGCCGATTACAACAAGGCAATTCAACTCGATCCCAAACACGCTAGTGCTTACAATAATCGAGGTAACGTTTACTATGACCTGGGCAACAAACAAGCCGCAATGGCTGATTACAGCAAAGTAATTGAAATCGATCCCACAGTTGCCAATGCCTACTACAATCGCGCCAATGTTCGCAACGATCTAGGGGACAGGCAAAGCGCGATCGCCGATTACAACAAAGCGCTCCAACTCGATCCTAACTATGCCAGCGCTTACTACAATCGCGGCAATGTCTATTCTAAATTAGGTAATAAGGCAGAAGCGATCGCCGATTTCCAAAAAGCCGCCGATCTTTATCAAAAAGCGGGGCAAACAAAAGATGTTCAGGATGCTCTAAACAGGATTAAGAAACTTCAGCAGTAA